The Pseudonocardia broussonetiae DNA segment CCAGAAGATGCTGCGCGAGCCCGAGGCCCCGCAGCTGTGGGCGGTGCTCGACGAGGCCGCCGTCAGCCGGGCCTACGGCTCCCGCGCCGTCATGCGCGGCCAGCTCGAGCACCTGCTCGAGGCCAGCCGCTGGCCGAACGTGACGATCCAGCTGCTGCCGTTCAACGCGGGCAGTCACGCCGCGGCGGGCGGCCCGTTCTCGATCCTGCGCTTCGCTGAGCCCGACCTGCCCGACATCGTCTACCTCGAGCAGCTCAACAGCGCGATCTACCTCGACAAGCGCTCCGAGGTGGAGGACTACCTCGGCGTCTGGGAGCGCCTGGTGGTGCAGGCACTCACGCCGAAGGACACCCGCCAGGCCCTGACGGACCTGATCGAGCGCCTCTACTCCTGACCGCTACGCCTTCCGCCCCACGCCCGCGGCGTAGAGGGTGTGGGTGGGGCTGTCGGTGGGGGTCTGGTCGTCGGGCCGCCAGTCGTTGGCGTAGGTCAGGCCCGGCTCCACGAGCTCCAGGCCCTCGAAGAACCGCTGCTGCTCGGCCCAGGTGCGGAACCGGCCGGTGCCCAGGCCGCCGTCGAGGAACGCGCGCTCCAGCGCCTTCGCCCGCGGCTCGTCGTCGTCGAGGAAGTTGCTGAACAGCGCGTAGCTGCCCGGGCTGAGCTTCGCCGTGATCGAGGCGGCCACCCCGTACGGGTCCTCGTCGTCGGACAGGTGGTGCAGGATGCTGGCCGCGAGCACCGCGAAGGGCTGCGTGGTGTCGATCATCGAGCGCACGGCGGGGTGGTCGAAGACCGCGTCGATGTCGCGGATGTCGCCGAGGATGACCGTGGTGGTCTCGTCGTCCTCGAGCAGCGCGCGGCCGTGGGCCAGCACGATGGGGTCGATGTCGACGTAGACGACCCGCACCGAGGGGTCGACGGCGTGCGCGATCGCGTGCACGTTGCCCGCGGTCGGCAGGCCCGAGCCGAGGTCGAGGATCTGCCGGATGCCGGCCTCGCGCACCAGCCAGGTGACGGCGCGGCGCAGGTGGTTGCGGTTGTCCAGGGCGAGCTGGCTGGTCTCGGGCACGGCGCGGAACAGCGCGGCGGAGACCTGCCGGTCGATCTCGTAGTGGTCCTTGCCGCCGAGCACGTAGTCGTAGACGCGCGCGATCGACGGACGGGTCAGGTCGACGTCCGGGATCGCGGGCGCGTCGTCGAG contains these protein-coding regions:
- a CDS encoding SAM-dependent methyltransferase; the encoded protein is MSDDRGLDDAPAIPDVDLTRPSIARVYDYVLGGKDHYEIDRQVSAALFRAVPETSQLALDNRNHLRRAVTWLVREAGIRQILDLGSGLPTAGNVHAIAHAVDPSVRVVYVDIDPIVLAHGRALLEDDETTTVILGDIRDIDAVFDHPAVRSMIDTTQPFAVLAASILHHLSDDEDPYGVAASITAKLSPGSYALFSNFLDDDEPRAKALERAFLDGGLGTGRFRTWAEQQRFFEGLELVEPGLTYANDWRPDDQTPTDSPTHTLYAAGVGRKA